CCCAGAGACCCAGGTGAGGCGGAAGGCAGCTGGGGGAGAGTCCTTCCCTCACCCCCTGCTTGCTGTGGGGGCCCAAGAAGGGAAGCTATGGTGTTGGGACTTAGTTTGGGGCAAGGTCATGTCCTGCGAGCCAGCGTGGGAAGAGGAACTCTGGGAGTGGACCCTGGGGGGAGCACACTCTTGGAGGCATTCCTGGGGGTCTAGGCAAGAATTGAAAGGATGGGAACAAGTGGGCCCGGGGAGCTGGCCCTGGGAAAGCAGAGGTGGCCGCAGGGCCCGGGGGCTGGGCAGGCGCACACGAGGGTCCCACGGAGGCTGTGCCTGCCTGCCCGAGGTAGGGGGAGGCTCTCTTCCTGCAGATGTAACTGGACCCCCCATtctcaccccagccctgcccccactccctgaCAGCCGCTTAGAAGTGGCCCGCGCTTGTGACAGAGGAGACTCAATTCTCCAAGTCAGGCTTTCTCCGGCCCGGAGGCCGCCGGGCAGCCTGCGCTGGGCCACAGTCTCATTTCCCTTTGCAGCCCAGCTGGGGCGGGGGAGCCCGAGCGGGGGCGGCCGCGGCGTCTCAGGTGGATGAGCGGTCACATCCCGCCCTCCCCGAGGGTCAGCAGCAGCCCAGCCCGCGCCCCTCCCGCCCACCTGCCCGCGCCGCGTCCCCCGCAGCGCCCACCGGGAGGGCTGGGGCCGCAGAGGGAGGGGCCGGCCTCGCCGCAGAGCGGCGCCCCGGGGCCCCCCTTCCGCCTGGACGTTAGGACCCTGGGAGGGCGGAAAGGCGGGGTGACAGGCCATGGGGAAGCGTCCTCTCCGCCGCCggccccagctcccctccccgtGCGCGGCGGAccgcggggtgggggtgaggatggAGAGAGGCGCGGGGTCTGGGGCCTGCGAGGCCCTGAGCCAGGCCCTGCGGGGACGCTCAGAGCCCGACGCGGGTGAGGGGCTGCGGCGCCCCCCGGCCCCGACACCCCTCGCGCGCGGCCCCGCTCGTCGCCTGCTACCGGCAGGGGGCGCCCTTCACGGAGGCCGCTGGGCCCATTCTCCGGACCCGGCGCACGGCCCGGCAGGGCTGGGGGTCGCGCCCCCGCGCCGCAGCCCCGGCGCCCTCGGCCCGCTCACCTCTCGGCTCCCCGCGGTCGCGCTGCGTCGCCCCCCGGCTCCGCGCGCGCCCGGGCCCCCGGACTCCCCCGCCCCAGCGCGCGGCGAGCGGACCCCGCCCTCggcgccccccgcgcccccacGCCCCCCGGCCCGGCGCCCGCTCCCTCCGCACTCACCGCCCGATCCGGGCGCGcacgcgccgccgccgccgccgccaccgccgccgccgccgccgcgccgaggggccccggccccgcccgccgccccgccccgaccccgccccccgcccgccccgggtGGGCTCCGagcccccgcgcccgcccccattgcgcagatggggacactgaggcccgCGGCGCACGGCGCCCCGCGGGCAGGGCAGTGAGTCAGCCCGAGCCCGGGACGCCGGACGCGCACCCGCCTGAGCGCGCTGCCGCCCCTCCCGGGCCGGCGCCGACCCCGCAGCAGGACGCGCGGCCGCAGGGGACGCAGGACTGGGACTTGGTCAGGTGTCCGGAGGCTGCGTGGGGAGCCCGCTCtggtcgggggagggggaggccctCGAACTCCCAGGCTGGGCACCGAACCATGCGGATGGCCGTCGCAAGGGGGTGGCCAGCTCACTCGGCAGCAGGCGCAGACTAAAGCTGACCGCGACTTTGCAGTCACCCGTAGGGTGGGCAGAATGACCCACGCGGCCCGGGCACCCGTATTTGCACGAGGTCACACGGAGAGCTGTGGCTTGGTGGAGCCTGGCCAGAGCCTAGGTGCGATCTCTCAACCAGTGTGTCAGGTTAGGGGCTCTGTGGGACTCCcactgggttagggttagggtcaagacCACCCCCGGAGGGGCCCCCCCCTCCGGGCCTCCTGGGCTCCATTTCTGCACGTGTCAGGTGGGCTAAAGCAGCCCTTCCCCGCAGAAGTGCCCACCAAGCAAGGGGGCCGGAACCAGGAGCAGGCACGCCCCACCTGCAGGGAATTATTTGGTCACATCCACACCACGACTCTCAGGGCCCTCAGTGCATGCCAGGtgcagggcctgcttccctccaatGCTTCTGCCCTTGAAGCAGGGCCTAGACCCCAGTCACCTAAGTGCATGTGTATGTAGGATGTTCCCAGGCCCAGCTggaccccctgcttgtgcccagaGCATCTGAAGCTTGCTGTGGGACTCACCTGGAGAAGGGGGCTCTGTCATTCCCCCGGACAACGGTGGCAGCTGCTCTTCCGGCAGGCAGGGCTCCTGGTACTTCCCTCTAGCCGGACTCTGCTGGTCAGAGCCATAGTGTGGGTTAGTGCCCAGACTGGTCACCCTGATGTTCAGGGGCTGGGATGGCGGCGACAGCCAGAGCTGAGTGGGTCTTTCTGAGTGTTGCCTGTGGCTCACACCCTCAGCCTCCAGGATGAGCCAGACCGGCCTCAGGTCCCAGGAGAGGGGGATGGACAGGCTGCTGCAGTCATGCACTGCAAAGCGCAGGGTGCTGGGTGAGGGTCCTTCTTGGGGAaggggaaggcttcttggagagCTAGTAGCTTGGGGTGTCAGGTTAGGGCCCGCTTTGGTACATGAGAGCTAAAGGACAGGAGAGGAGCCCGATGGCTGGACAGAAGCCCCCAGGGTGAGAGGGCCCTGAGAGCCCCTGACAGATGGTCTGAGGGCagctggggcagcagcagctgGGATGCTTGTGACCATGACAGGCTCCTGCCGCTGAAGGACTTCAGGGCCCCCGGCCCCTGAACCTGAGCAGGGCAGCCCTCACTCAGACCCAAGCAGGGAAGAGTTAAGAGCCAGGCCTAGGGGAGAccttccccacccactcccctgcccccatcctgtCCAGCTGGGCCCCTGGCCCTCACTCAGTTGCTAACCCCGGGCCGCGGCCTGCTGTTCTGCTTCTTCATGTGAACCACGGGGCTTCCCCAGACAGACCACGGCCGTGGCCGTGGGACCACGGGAGCAGCGGAAGCCAGAGAAGCCTCCAGTGGGGCTGGGGTCTTGGTTGGGGACTCGGGCACTCtggctggaggaggggagagggagagcaggggctcCCCGAGGGTCCAGTTGGGCTGTCCCTGTGCCTGAGGACCTCACCCATGCCCCCAAGGCCAGGCCAGCAGGACGTGGGGGGCCGCTCTTGTCTACTCAGCACACCCAAGGAGCCTGGCCATACATCTGGCTTTGGGCTTCCTCTGCGTGAGGCCAGAGCCCCCTCCGCCTCCCCTCCCAGACCCACGTGGGGAGAGCCTGCCCACGCTTGGGGGGTGGCCCTAGGACCCCTGGCTTTGAGAGGAGAGCCCAGACGACCTTAGGAGCTTCTCCAGGATGGCGGTCGGCCGGGAGGGCGTGTGGAGGGGAAGGCCACAGGCCGCGTCGGTCTTCTCCTCTCTGGGGTCACAGTGGCTGCTGGACCACCCAGGGCTCAGTGTCCCAGCCAGGCAGGCCAGAGTCGGTCTAGACCAGGCCACCTACAACGGGTGTCCTTGGCCAAGGGGCTTGAGTGTCCCCAGCACGGTGGGAATGGCACCATCAGGGAGAAGAGCGAGATGATGCCCGGAGGCCCGGGTGTGGAGCTGGCGGGCGGGCCCCCAGCCGACAGGTGCCCGGCCAGCAGGTCTGTGGGAGCCAAGGGTGTGCTCACCCCACTTGGCCCGCTCCCTGTCCCCGAGGCCACCCCTGCCATACCTGATACTGCCCGGGCCCGGGCTTGGCCACGGCCCCCATCGCTGCCCGCTCAGGCCAGAGGAGGATCCTGCCCTGTCTGGCCGCCCCGAGCGCCTCCGGAGGCCGCCTGCCTGGCCTGACCGCGGAGCTCTCAGCTGGGCCGTGCGGGGCAGCAGTCTGCGGGTGGGGAGGCTCCTCCCGGGGCAAGGAAGGGCGGCTTTTTATGCTTCATCCCGTGTAAATCAGGATTGGGATGGGCCCTTCCCGGCCGGACTTCCTGT
This is a stretch of genomic DNA from Mustela lutreola isolate mMusLut2 chromosome 12, mMusLut2.pri, whole genome shotgun sequence. It encodes these proteins:
- the LOC131812967 gene encoding uncharacterized protein LOC131812967, translated to MSPSQRTGVRPGLPHRLRRRSPRQEAWWPRPEWDSSWWDTLWRQSPWGHKDRAKAVSWASGLSSECMDSPQQPAHIPRLGPLGLKPASAGGLVYPFLGLQRPKAQGWGVPGGPRRLWRISATPHGLSSTLREVHDCSSLSIPLSWDLRPVWLILEAEGVSHRQHSERPTQLWLSPPSQPLNIRVTSLGTNPHYGSDQQSPARGKYQEPCLPEEQLPPLSGGMTEPPSPASGHLTKSQSCVPCGRASCCGVGAGPGGAAARSGGVLTSRRKGGPGAPLCGEAGPSLCGPSPPGGRCGGRGAGRWAGGARAGLLLTLGEGGM